One segment of Rhipicephalus sanguineus isolate Rsan-2018 chromosome 6, BIME_Rsan_1.4, whole genome shotgun sequence DNA contains the following:
- the LOC125759059 gene encoding uncharacterized protein LOC125759059 has protein sequence MSATIRSRVLPNSEGSRAAPEAARFRITAAVSCSTETSVQGPEFGWSESVSPAPAAAGVAEEDVAQDLPRAPTPHAAAARWGQPAGRGAGVTSRKHQAAGPGIIGKLRQVQLLGDAVHKLQGVGTLARALIAAEGTCTVICKD, from the exons atgagcgctactattcgcagcagggtcttgccaaactccgagggcagcagag cggcacccgaggcggccagatttcggattaccgcggccgtGTCGTGCTCGACAGAGACGAGTGTGCAAGGCCCAgagttcgggtggtctgaatcg gtgagccctgctccagctgctgctggtgtggctgaagaggatgtggcccaggatcttccccgtgccccaactc ctcatgccgcagctgcgagatgggggcaaccggcaggccgaggcgctggagttactagccgcaaacaccaggcggcagggccaggcatcattggaaagctgcgccaggttcaacttctcggtgacgcggtccacaaattgcaaggcgttggtaccctcgcccgggccctcattgcagcggaaggcacctgcacagtgatttgtaaagactag
- the LOC125759060 gene encoding uncharacterized protein LOC125759060: MSGKGLYAFNTTITCDADLWMSVHVSWGHVMTSGYGGGALSVSTWKQNFGLLGDSSYTLEPWFPTPVPGRPARGTPDNHYKAHTAMRNVVEWCIAVSLCTAAQASLLLVQLCTTLRWRHMSLFSKETMTTPTMLTAASSS, from the exons atgtcggggaagggactctacgcattcaacaccacgatc acatgtgatgccgacctctggatgtcagtccatgtttcctggggtcatgtcatgactagtgggtatggcgggggagccctctccgtcagcacctggaagcaaaacttcggcttgcttg gagactccagctatacattagaaccgtggttcccgacaccagtgcccggacgaccagctcgtggcacccctgataaccactacaaggcccacaccgccatgcgcaatgttgtggagtggtgcatcgctgtaagcttgtgcacagctgctcaagcatcattgctgcttgtgcagctctgcacgacattgcgttggcggcacatgagcctgttctcgaaggaaacgatgacgacaccgacgatgctgactgctgccagcagcagctga